Proteins encoded in a region of the Chelonoidis abingdonii isolate Lonesome George chromosome 2, CheloAbing_2.0, whole genome shotgun sequence genome:
- the ECI2 gene encoding enoyl-CoA delta isomerase 2 isoform X3, whose protein sequence is MRVSQEDFEKAKDQLKLLKEDPGNEEKLKLYALFKQATEGPCSSPKPGMLDFVKKAKWDAWSSLGSLSKDNARQKYVDLVSSLVSSESSSQVKDTTPDSKHGYETLQVTTTDHITKIMLNRPEKKNAITTQMYKEIIQALEEAAKDESVITVITGNGDYYCSGNDLNNFTNIPSGGIEKMVKDGAVLLENFVNHFIDFPKPLIAVVNGPAVGISVTLLGLFDIVYATDRATFHTPFSELGQSPEGCSSYMFPKIMGLSKANEMLLFNKKLTAGEAYAQGLVTEVFPDRTFEKEVWIRLKAYANLPKNSLALSKQLIRGVEKEKLHAVNCQECERLRERWLSDECMNAVMSFFGKKSKL, encoded by the exons ATGCGAGTCAGTCAGGAAGATTTTGAAAAGGCTAAAGATCAGCTGAAGCTTTTGAAGGAGGACCCTGGTAATGAAGAAAAGTTGAAGCTCTATGCATTGTTTAAACAG GCTACCGAGGGTCCCTGCAGTTCTCCGAAGCCTGGCATGCTTGACTTTGTCAAAAAGGCCAAATGGGATGCATGGAGTTCACTTGGCAGTTTGTCTAAG GACAATGCCAGACAGAAATATGTTGACCTTGTGTCAAGTTTGGTCTCTTCTGAGTCTTCTAGCCAGGTGAAAGATACTACTCCTGACAGCAAACATGGATATGAAACCCTACAGGTTACCACCACAGACCACATCACTAAGATAATGCTAAACCGCCCTGAGAAGAAAAATGCTATCACCACACAG ATGTATAAAGAAATTATTCAAGCACTTGAAGAAGCTGCCAAGGATGAGTCAGTCATAACTGTAATAACAG GAAATGGGGATTATTACTGTAGTGGAAATGACCTGAATAACTTTACCAATATCCCATCTGGTGGAATAGAGAAGATGGTAAAAGATGGTGCAGTATTACTCGa gAACTTTGTCAACCATTTTATTGATTTCCCTAAGCCATTGATTGCAGTGGTGAACGGTCCAGCTGTTGGAATCTCTGTAACTCTTCTTGGACTCTTTGACATTGTCTATGCTACGGACAGA GCCACGTTTCACACCCCATTTAGTGAACTTGGCCAGAGTCCAGAAGGATGTTCTTCTTACATGTTTCCAAAGATAATGGGCTTATCCAAG gCAAACGAGATGCTTCTTTTCAACAAGAAGTTGACTGCAGGGGAAGCATATGCCCAAGGACTTGTGACGGAGGTTTTCCCTGACAGGACTTTTGAAAAGGAAGTTTGGATAAGACTTAAAGCTTATGCAAATCTCCCCAAAAAC TCCTTGGCTCTGTCAAAGCAGTTAATACGAGGTGTGGAAAAGGAGAAGCTGCATGCAGTGAACTGTCAAGAGTGTGAACGCCTTAGGGAAAGGTGGTTATCTGACGAATGCATGAATGCTGTTATGAGCTTCTTTGGGAAGAAATCAAAACTCTAA
- the ECI2 gene encoding enoyl-CoA delta isomerase 2 isoform X2: protein MAAAAAFCLARSLRPRPVWGARTVHAFWFPVIHLHTTGAAMRVSQEDFEKAKDQLKLLKEDPGNEEKLKLYALFKQATEGPCSSPKPGMLDFVKKAKWDAWSSLGSLSKDNARQKYVDLVSSLVSSESSSQVKDTTPDSKHGYETLQVTTTDHITKIMLNRPEKKNAITTQMYKEIIQALEEAAKDESVITVITGNGDYYCSGNDLNNFTNIPSGGIEKMVKDGAVLLENFVNHFIDFPKPLIAVVNGPAVGISVTLLGLFDIVYATDRATFHTPFSELGQSPEGCSSYMFPKIMGLSKANEMLLFNKKLTAGEAYAQGLVTEVFPDRTFEKEVWIRLKAYANLPKNSLALSKQLIRGVEKEKLHAVNCQECERLRERWLSDECMNAVMSFFGKKSKL from the exons GACAGTGCATGCTTTCTGGTTTCCTGTAATTCATCTGCATACGACTGGAGCTGCCATGCGAGTCAGTCAGGAAGATTTTGAAAAGGCTAAAGATCAGCTGAAGCTTTTGAAGGAGGACCCTGGTAATGAAGAAAAGTTGAAGCTCTATGCATTGTTTAAACAG GCTACCGAGGGTCCCTGCAGTTCTCCGAAGCCTGGCATGCTTGACTTTGTCAAAAAGGCCAAATGGGATGCATGGAGTTCACTTGGCAGTTTGTCTAAG GACAATGCCAGACAGAAATATGTTGACCTTGTGTCAAGTTTGGTCTCTTCTGAGTCTTCTAGCCAGGTGAAAGATACTACTCCTGACAGCAAACATGGATATGAAACCCTACAGGTTACCACCACAGACCACATCACTAAGATAATGCTAAACCGCCCTGAGAAGAAAAATGCTATCACCACACAG ATGTATAAAGAAATTATTCAAGCACTTGAAGAAGCTGCCAAGGATGAGTCAGTCATAACTGTAATAACAG GAAATGGGGATTATTACTGTAGTGGAAATGACCTGAATAACTTTACCAATATCCCATCTGGTGGAATAGAGAAGATGGTAAAAGATGGTGCAGTATTACTCGa gAACTTTGTCAACCATTTTATTGATTTCCCTAAGCCATTGATTGCAGTGGTGAACGGTCCAGCTGTTGGAATCTCTGTAACTCTTCTTGGACTCTTTGACATTGTCTATGCTACGGACAGA GCCACGTTTCACACCCCATTTAGTGAACTTGGCCAGAGTCCAGAAGGATGTTCTTCTTACATGTTTCCAAAGATAATGGGCTTATCCAAG gCAAACGAGATGCTTCTTTTCAACAAGAAGTTGACTGCAGGGGAAGCATATGCCCAAGGACTTGTGACGGAGGTTTTCCCTGACAGGACTTTTGAAAAGGAAGTTTGGATAAGACTTAAAGCTTATGCAAATCTCCCCAAAAAC TCCTTGGCTCTGTCAAAGCAGTTAATACGAGGTGTGGAAAAGGAGAAGCTGCATGCAGTGAACTGTCAAGAGTGTGAACGCCTTAGGGAAAGGTGGTTATCTGACGAATGCATGAATGCTGTTATGAGCTTCTTTGGGAAGAAATCAAAACTCTAA
- the ECI2 gene encoding enoyl-CoA delta isomerase 2 isoform X1, producing the protein MAAAAAFCLARSLRPRPVWGASRTVHAFWFPVIHLHTTGAAMRVSQEDFEKAKDQLKLLKEDPGNEEKLKLYALFKQATEGPCSSPKPGMLDFVKKAKWDAWSSLGSLSKDNARQKYVDLVSSLVSSESSSQVKDTTPDSKHGYETLQVTTTDHITKIMLNRPEKKNAITTQMYKEIIQALEEAAKDESVITVITGNGDYYCSGNDLNNFTNIPSGGIEKMVKDGAVLLENFVNHFIDFPKPLIAVVNGPAVGISVTLLGLFDIVYATDRATFHTPFSELGQSPEGCSSYMFPKIMGLSKANEMLLFNKKLTAGEAYAQGLVTEVFPDRTFEKEVWIRLKAYANLPKNSLALSKQLIRGVEKEKLHAVNCQECERLRERWLSDECMNAVMSFFGKKSKL; encoded by the exons TAGGACAGTGCATGCTTTCTGGTTTCCTGTAATTCATCTGCATACGACTGGAGCTGCCATGCGAGTCAGTCAGGAAGATTTTGAAAAGGCTAAAGATCAGCTGAAGCTTTTGAAGGAGGACCCTGGTAATGAAGAAAAGTTGAAGCTCTATGCATTGTTTAAACAG GCTACCGAGGGTCCCTGCAGTTCTCCGAAGCCTGGCATGCTTGACTTTGTCAAAAAGGCCAAATGGGATGCATGGAGTTCACTTGGCAGTTTGTCTAAG GACAATGCCAGACAGAAATATGTTGACCTTGTGTCAAGTTTGGTCTCTTCTGAGTCTTCTAGCCAGGTGAAAGATACTACTCCTGACAGCAAACATGGATATGAAACCCTACAGGTTACCACCACAGACCACATCACTAAGATAATGCTAAACCGCCCTGAGAAGAAAAATGCTATCACCACACAG ATGTATAAAGAAATTATTCAAGCACTTGAAGAAGCTGCCAAGGATGAGTCAGTCATAACTGTAATAACAG GAAATGGGGATTATTACTGTAGTGGAAATGACCTGAATAACTTTACCAATATCCCATCTGGTGGAATAGAGAAGATGGTAAAAGATGGTGCAGTATTACTCGa gAACTTTGTCAACCATTTTATTGATTTCCCTAAGCCATTGATTGCAGTGGTGAACGGTCCAGCTGTTGGAATCTCTGTAACTCTTCTTGGACTCTTTGACATTGTCTATGCTACGGACAGA GCCACGTTTCACACCCCATTTAGTGAACTTGGCCAGAGTCCAGAAGGATGTTCTTCTTACATGTTTCCAAAGATAATGGGCTTATCCAAG gCAAACGAGATGCTTCTTTTCAACAAGAAGTTGACTGCAGGGGAAGCATATGCCCAAGGACTTGTGACGGAGGTTTTCCCTGACAGGACTTTTGAAAAGGAAGTTTGGATAAGACTTAAAGCTTATGCAAATCTCCCCAAAAAC TCCTTGGCTCTGTCAAAGCAGTTAATACGAGGTGTGGAAAAGGAGAAGCTGCATGCAGTGAACTGTCAAGAGTGTGAACGCCTTAGGGAAAGGTGGTTATCTGACGAATGCATGAATGCTGTTATGAGCTTCTTTGGGAAGAAATCAAAACTCTAA